A stretch of the Leguminivora glycinivorella isolate SPB_JAAS2020 chromosome 2, LegGlyc_1.1, whole genome shotgun sequence genome encodes the following:
- the LOC125242232 gene encoding transmembrane protein 258, producing the protein MTLEIESMVRYASPINPAIFPHLTMLLLGIGIFFTAWFFVYEVTSSKGNRDLFKELLLSLVAALFSGFGILFLLLWVGIYV; encoded by the exons atgaCT TTGGAAATCGAGTCTATGGTGCGCTATGCCTCGCCCATCAACCCGGCGATTTTCCCGCACCTAACGATGCTTCTACTGGGCATCGGCATCTTCTTCACGGCGTGGTTCTTCGTGTACGAAGTCACAAGCTCAAAAGGCAACCGGGACCTGTTTAAGGAACTTCTCTTGTCTCTCGTAGCAGCTCTGTTCTCTGGCTTTGGTATCCTATTCTTACTGCTGTGGGTCGGGATATACGTCTAA
- the LOC125242324 gene encoding RE1-silencing transcription factor-like, with translation MSSQRFIVNMEAGAQAHTSDAKPAVKDKLMSYEEKSVGSTAFFKCEACPYMALAEDDIKFHLFTAHPDLAKSNGLADNIQINCPGCTSVFDAEETLRNHLRNHHKMGIKDVKKMVKSLVQLALKNAKLKKEDNTSQSAPQEADVKIPQVIEIVPDIVNANNDSLPQGVAFISVDELQKMSTPNFEKVDPKEIIQEASINIVYTNPISTQYVNVTNAVTPVTACNVLQVSSVPPDLISSIQPRIPADSNMNPSIDSMESVNRLGRPAKYKPLNTTDKKEEKKELETILECETQLCSVNNCRFRLKSDEKLAYHRKCHYKTIFKCPECAIVFVEVEAIHTHLWKTHEIDMEMPTCEICGFKTYKRGRYNQHMKCHGSVKAYACTICTKTFKNANQLSKHRMFHKEAIVHQCSLCPKRYSTKRRLNLHISTVHEKLKPFKCCHCDYTSSRKDEMKLHLRSHTGDKPYSCDQCSYRAADHNAMRRHKKLHTKEALYKCKHCPFSCIQSNYFASHMISKHPNVPSTDVHRCPYCTFKTVNKDKYQSHLTTHPDKEGVQLLIEMTKSKKLWTVPSETTDKVEETTQVNEESKEQSPKPVNDIPIEVYDCDSLSETLSQNYPKNYANSSNEKQQGNFDPQVIVTDLSKDDNNSDCLISESSNDTLMDRQYTTQHTLQNLTYDATQGNLHYLNTSVPMEQTLCPNSTVNSLVSNHSVISNMSNNIMANFPIRLPPAQLSMQNITLNPVHKISLPMTKVIGPIIKPTQILPVPSSSNSPVNLIEPDGLPRKKPKISVKSNLILKGPDQENMFHSQQKMAFKRLEDNERFGLGAVTFNNLITTQFMQLQPEPELSESPSNIIPYPQETMLHDASTPPVDNVDNSQMFTFNNQMNVNSIILPPPQKIQNNDPSYIKIEATIKQNTQSPSLERMCNANIMTNQTLSREYKASPPLEDIHKNFKEIKNEVKSDAFYNMAINNTTTNPSIIDQYLIDNIIGEQYSGHLDLSAGALDVSDPQNDVIEIDDNSDDNKLLSRYDMNFPLESLYLMHNDFHFLENDVPSVPNEVNDINRVVTEVPIINQKDSHTSEGTSNDYPNFIQGKKDPMMNTSVRQSVNKINVKNIELMKDKCKEY, from the exons ATGTCGTCTCAACGATTTATCGTGAACATGGAGGCAGGGGCGCAGGCACACACAAGTGACGCCAAACCAGCAGTGAAGGACAAATTGATGTCGTATGAAGAGAAATCTGTGGGGTCTACGGCCTTCTTTAAGTGCGAGGCGTGCCCGTACATGGCGCTAGCTGAGGATGACATAAAGTTCCACTTGTTCACTGCGCACCCAGACCTGGCGAAGAGCAACGGCCTCGCGGACAACATACAAATCAACTGCCCAGGTTGCACGAGCGTTTTCGACGCAGAAGAGACTTTACGGAACCATCTGCGCAATCATCACAAAATGGGGATCAAAGACGTCAAGAAAATGGTCAAAAGCCTCGTTCAGCTGGCTCTAAAAAACGCCAAATTAAAGAAAGAAGACAACACAAGCCAGTCTGCGCCTCAGGAAGCTGACGTTAAAATACCGCAGGTTATCGAAATCGTCCCAGATATTGTGAATGCTAACAATGATTCTTTACCTCAAGGTGTTGCTTTCATATCAGTGGATGAATTGCAGAAGATGAGCACACCGAACTTTGAAAAGGTTGATCCTAAGGAGATCATTCAGGAAGCTAGCATAAACATTGTGTACACAAATCCAATTTCAACTCAGTATGTCAATGTGACTAACGCTGTGACACCCGTGACAGCTTGTAATGTCTTGCAAGTGTCCAGCGTACCTCCAGACCTGATTTCATCCATTCAGCCGAGGATACCTGCCGATAGTAACATGAATCCATCTATAGACAGCATGGAATCAGTGAACAGGCTTGGTAGACCAGCAAAATACAAACCCCTAAATACTACTGATAAAAAAGAGGAGAAAAAAGAGCTAGAAACTATACTTGAGTGTGAAACACAGTTATGTTCAGTGAATAATTGTCGGTTTCGTTTAAAGAGTGACGAAAAACTAGCGTATCATAGAAAATGTCATTACAAAACTATATTCAAATGTCCTGAGTGTGCCATTGTGTTTGTAGAGGTGGAAGCCATACATACGCATCTCTGGAAGACTCATGAGATAGATATGGAGATGCCGACATGTGAGATCTGTGGGTTTAAAACATACAAGCGAGGGAGGTACAACCAGCATATGAAGTGCCATGGCAGTGTGAAAGCTTATGCAT GCACAATCTGCACGAAAACCTTCAAGAACGCCAACCAGCTCTCTAAGCACCGGATGTTCCACAAAGAAGCCATAGTGCACCAGTGCTCACTCTGCCCGAAGCGCTACTCAACCAAGCGGAGGCTGAACCTCCACATCTCAACGGTGCACGAGAAGCTGAAGCCGTTCAAGTGCTGCCACTGTGATTATACTTCGTCGAGGAAAGATGAGATGAAGCTGCATTTGAGGTCACATACGG GTGACAAGCCCTACTCTTGCGACCAGTGCAGCTACCGCGCAGCCGACCACAACGCCATGCGGCGACACAAGAAGCTACACACCAAGGAGGCCCTTTACAAGTGCAAGCACTGCCCCTTCAGCTGCATCCAGTCCAACTACTTCGCCAGTCACATGATCTCCAAGCACCCCAACGTCCCCTCCACCGACGTCCATCGCTGCCCTTACTGCACCTTCAAAACAGTCAACAAAGATAAGTACCAATCACATCTCACCACCCACCCGGACAAAGAAGGAGTACAACTGCTCATAGAAATGACCAAGTCCAAAAAACTTTGGACTGTACCGAGCGAAACAACAGACAAAGTTGAAGAAACGACCCAAGTCAATGAAGAAAGTAAGGAACAGAGCCCGAAACCAGTTAATGATATCCCTATTGAAGTATACGATTGTGATAGTCTGTCTGAAACATTATCGCAGAACTATCCCAAAAATTATGCAAATTCTTCTAATGAAAAACAACAGGGTAACTTCGATCCGCAAGTCATTGTTACTGATCTTAGTAAAGATGATAATAACTCCGACTGTCTCATTTCGGAAAGTTCAAATGATACTTTAATGGATAGGCAATATACTACACAACATACTCTGCAGAATTTAACCTATGATGCTACTCAGGGGAACCTACACTATTTGAATACTTCAGTTCCAATGGAGCAGACTTTATGCCCAAACAGTACTGTGAACTCTTTAGTGTCTAACCATTCAGTAATAAGCAATATGAGTAACAATATCATGGCTAATTTCCCTATCAGACTCCCACCCGCACAACTATCCATGCAAAACATAACTCTCAACCCTGTACACAAGATATCCCTCCCAATGACTAAAGTTATCGGCCCTATTATAAAACCTACACAGATCCTACCAGTACCCTCATCTAGTAATTCTCCAGTAAATTTAATAGAACCAGATGGATTGCCCAGGAAAAAACCTAAAATATCTGTGAAAAGTAACCTAATTTTAAAAGGTCCTGATCAAGAAAATATGTTCCATTCTCAGCAAAAGATGGCGTTTAAAAGATTAGAAGATAATGAAAGATTTGGATTAGGAGCAGTCACTTTTAACAACCTAATAACTACTCAGTTTATGCAATTACAACCAGAGCCCGAGCTTAGCGAATCCCCTAGCAACATCATCCCGTACCCTCAAGAAACCATGCTCCATGACGCATCCACACCGCCTGTGGACAACGTGGACAACTCCCAAATGTTCACATTCAACAACCAAATGAACGTCAACTCAATCATTCTTCCACCGCctcaaaaaatacaaaacaacgaCCCCAGTTACATCAAAATAGAAGCTACAATCAAACAGAACACGCAATCACCGAGTTTAGAACGCATGTGTAACGCTAACATAATGACCAACCAGACTCTAAGCAGGGAGTATAAAGCGTCACCGCCTCTAGAAGATATCCACAAGAACTTTAAAGAGATTAAAAATGAAGTAAAAAGCGACGCGTTTTATAACATGGCTATAAACAATACCACAACTAATCCTTCTATAATAGACCAATATTTAATTGATAATATTATAGGAGAACAATATTCAGGACATTTAGATCTTTCAGCTGGTGCTTTAGATGTGTCCGACCCTCAGAACGATGTCATCGAAATAGATGATAATTCTGATGACAACAAACTACTATCTAGATATGACATGAACTTTCCTTTAGAATCTCTATATTTAATGCATAATGATTTCCATTTTCTAGAAAACGACGTACCTAGTGTGCCTAATGAAGTAAATGATATAAACAGAGTAGTGACAGAGGTCCCTATAATCAATCAGAAGGATTCCCATACAAGCGAAGGTACTAGTAATGATTACCCTAATTTTATACAGGGCAAGAAAGATCCTATGATGAATACGTCGGTCAGGCAGtctgttaataaaattaatgtgaAAAACATTGAATTGATGAAGGATAAATGTAAGGAATATTGA